A genomic stretch from Thalassophryne amazonica chromosome 18, fThaAma1.1, whole genome shotgun sequence includes:
- the plekhm1 gene encoding pleckstrin homology domain-containing family M member 1 isoform X2 has protein sequence MLATQSTDTPPEAKHVKQIKEKLVQSLKALQKRYITSDALVTSDDGDANLLCCALEALFIHGIKSKYIRSDTGSRSRKGERGLLPQPFFWGLLKTVTHGNVVSELEKLNFVSTDVGRCRAWLRLALNDGLLDCYLTSLFRENSKLRAHYQPNALLLNTEEREVLLSYLQGLDSLTFSLSYKSAVLNDWTTTPLALAGLCPPLQADTFDLPLNGGDPATTTCKESWDTVSQSSSLSDALDMQNGCPAVERDANIMRSSMIMLNSSNLSLATTGSSQLSSSLSSDGLLQGQDPRSPTGEQWSSCDLEVSLNISATKPAKDTLGEFRESGTCSQDSMREDSFVSSTGQDLSETAIFSSSDSETQGPTTPFQDLSDQAPNIALSNSEPQTSSAPQLSKECLVNPSPSDVCILASSEMHLHADTLSKVSDRDDSEETVQAVNAQHGNEVVEKAQKSGKAPSSESSVHQVPCRTTSILRRNGSLDLLSRPHSWISDDDIYKPHQLEVSDIDESPTADLSAPIPEPNITQSPPSVVHRRQIGCTQQIGPSRGRARLCEFSGQYYCDSCHQGDTTIIPARMVHNWDITQREVSRKALHLLAEIEHEPLLNLELLNPELVKHAEPMGQAHGLRQRLRLLGEYLLTCHSRAYKKLQSRIKQRTYLMESSHLYSVMDLRQIAEGHYVTYLETLVHYASDHVYHCDLCTQRGFICQMCHSDDIIFPFQFDSTTRCKQCKAVFHLTCKVPPRSCPRCVRMKKYLERDLQD, from the exons ATGTTAGCGACACAGTCGACAGACACGCCTCCTGAGGCTAAACATGTCAAACAG ATCAAAGAGAAGTTGGTCCAGTCACTGAAGGCCCTGCAGAAGCGATACATAACGTCAGATGCATTGGTAACCAGTGACGATGGAGACGCTAACCTCCTGTGCTGTGCCCTGGAGGCCCTTTTCATCCATGGTATCAAGAGCAAGTACATCCGATCTGATACTGGGAGCCGGAGTCGGAAGGGTGAACGAGGTCTTCTTCCCCAGCCATTCTTCTGGGGCCTCCTCAAGACTGTCACTCATGG TAATGTGgtctcagagctggagaagctcaaCTTTGTGAGCACAGATGTGGGTCGCTGCCGTGCATGGCTACGGCTGGCCCTCAACGATGGGCTGCTGGACTGTTACCTTACATCACTGTTTCGTGAGAACTCCAAGCTGCGAGCACACTATCAGCCCAACGCTTTGCTCCTGAACACTGAGGAGAGAGAAGTACTGCTCAGCTACCTCCAGGGTCTTGACTCGTTAACATTCAGTCTGTCATACAAATCAGCTGTTCTCAATGATTGGACCACTACACCTCTTGCTCTAGCTGGACTCTGCCCGCCTTTGCAGGCGGACACATTTGACCTACCGCTCAATGGTGGAGACCCGGCCACGACCACATGTAAAGAATCATGGGATACAGTGTCACAGTCATCCAGCTTGTCAGATGCATTAGACATGCAGAATGGCTGCCCAGCGGTAGAGAGGGATGCAAACATAATGCGATCCAGTATGATCATGCTCAATTCATCCAACTTAAGCTTGGCCACCACAGGCTCCTCTCAACTCTCCTCCAGCCTGAGCTCTGATGGCCTCCTGCAGGGGCAGGATCCTCGCAGCCCAACAGGCGAGCAGTGGTCCTCATGTGACCTGGAAGTGTCTCTCAACATCAGTGCCACAAAGCCTGCCAAAGA CACGCTTGGTGAGTTCCGGGAGAGTGGCACCTGCAGTCAGGACTCCATGCGTGAAGATTCCTTTGTCTCCAGCACGGGCCAGGATCTCTCTGAGACGGCTATATTTAGCAGCTCTGACAGTGAGACCCAGGGTCCCACTACGCCATTCCAAGACCTCTCAGACCAGGCCCCAAACATTGCACTTTCTAATTCAGAGCCACAAACATCCAGTGCACCTCAGTTATCCAAAGAGTGCCTGGTCAACCCCTCACCCTCTGATGTGTGCATTCTCGCCTCTTCTGAGATGCATCTGCATGCTGACACGCTCTCCAAGGTCAGTGACCGTGACGACTCTGAGGAGACTGTGCAAGCAGTCAATGCTCAGCATGGTAATGAAGTTGTTGAGAAAGCACAAAAGTCTGGAAAGGCCCCCAGCTCAGAGTCTTCAGTACATCAAGTACCATGCCGCACTACGAGCATCCTCAGAAGGAATGGATCCTTAGATTTACTATCG CGTCCCCATTCCTGGATTTCCGATGATGACATCTACAAGCCCCACCAGCTGGAGGTGTCTGACATAGATGAGTCACCCACTGCTGACCTGAGTGCTCCCATACCTGAACCTAATATCACTCAGTCACCTCCCAGTGTTGTCCATCGCAGACAGAtag GATGCACTCAACAGATTGGCCCCTCCCGGGGCAGAGCCAGGTTATGTGAGTTCTCAGGCCAGTACTACTGTGACTCCTGTCACCAAGGTGACACCACCATCATCCCTGCACGCATGGTGCACAACTGGGACATCACACAAAGGGAG GTTTCCAGGAAAGCACTCCATCTACTGGCTGAGATAGAACACGAGCCGCTGCTGAACCTGGAGCTGTTAAACCCTGAGTTGGTGAAACATGCCGAGCCCATGGGTCAGGCCCACGGACTGCGGCAGAGGTTACGCCTGCTTGGTGAATACCTACTCACCTGCCACAGCAGGGCCTACAAGAAACTCCAGTCCAG AATAAAGCAACGAACGTACCTGATGGAGTCGAGTCATTTGTACAGTGTCATGGATCTGCGACAG attGCAGAGGGCCACTATGTAACCTACCTGGAGACGTTGGTGCATTATGCCTCTGACCACGTGTACCACTGTGATCTGTGCACTCAGCGTGGCTTTATTTGCCAGATGTGCCACTCTGATGACATCATCTTCCCCTTCCAGTTTGATAGCACAACAAG ATGTAAACAATGTAAGGCCGTGTTTCACCTGACCTGTAAGGTCCCACCGCGCTCGTGTCCACGCTGTGTCAGAATGAAGAAATACCTGGAAAGGGATCTGCAAGACTGA
- the plekhm1 gene encoding pleckstrin homology domain-containing family M member 1 isoform X1 has protein sequence MLATQSTDTPPEAKHVKQIKEKLVQSLKALQKRYITSDALVTSDDGDANLLCCALEALFIHGIKSKYIRSDTGSRSRKGERGLLPQPFFWGLLKTVTHGNVVSELEKLNFVSTDVGRCRAWLRLALNDGLLDCYLTSLFRENSKLRAHYQPNALLLNTEEREVLLSYLQGLDSLTFSLSYKSAVLNDWTTTPLALAGLCPPLQADTFDLPLNGGDPATTTCKESWDTVSQSSSLSDALDMQNGCPAVERDANIMRSSMIMLNSSNLSLATTGSSQLSSSLSSDGLLQGQDPRSPTGEQWSSCDLEVSLNISATKPAKDTLGEFRESGTCSQDSMREDSFVSSTGQDLSETAIFSSSDSETQGPTTPFQDLSDQAPNIALSNSEPQTSSAPQLSKECLVNPSPSDVCILASSEMHLHADTLSKVSDRDDSEETVQAVNAQHGNEVVEKAQKSGKAPSSESSVHQVPCRTTSILRRNGSLDLLSRPHSWISDDDIYKPHQLEVSDIDESPTADLSAPIPEPNITQSPPSVVHRRQIGLSNPFRGLLKLGHLERRGAVGIWRDYYCELSPFEFRLYLNDEERTCCDNCSLVRCEDARITSPEGRFELAFSGKRLFLRAANHDEAEDWVDRIIEAVNKCRPATYIDEQWVVLKACRENGFEETSVSSQTSAPSSPEQGLSSDTEQHAPPPPPPQEFDWNRGADLETDAIKEAVLYLSTDPEARTWTPLVFSLSLETLKGFQVQERRKMLRVNYSIEEIRDVVPDVSLGGPACFKILTIKETLRFRAESPEEARSWRALTRGALDSYLESGKDGGTEETVAPCAGVTGNLHRLVQHRLKEDGALLVHLYTVPSEKGLDAQSFKCAGCTQQIGPSRGRARLCEFSGQYYCDSCHQGDTTIIPARMVHNWDITQREVSRKALHLLAEIEHEPLLNLELLNPELVKHAEPMGQAHGLRQRLRLLGEYLLTCHSRAYKKLQSRIKQRTYLMESSHLYSVMDLRQIAEGHYVTYLETLVHYASDHVYHCDLCTQRGFICQMCHSDDIIFPFQFDSTTRCKQCKAVFHLTCKVPPRSCPRCVRMKKYLERDLQD, from the exons ATGTTAGCGACACAGTCGACAGACACGCCTCCTGAGGCTAAACATGTCAAACAG ATCAAAGAGAAGTTGGTCCAGTCACTGAAGGCCCTGCAGAAGCGATACATAACGTCAGATGCATTGGTAACCAGTGACGATGGAGACGCTAACCTCCTGTGCTGTGCCCTGGAGGCCCTTTTCATCCATGGTATCAAGAGCAAGTACATCCGATCTGATACTGGGAGCCGGAGTCGGAAGGGTGAACGAGGTCTTCTTCCCCAGCCATTCTTCTGGGGCCTCCTCAAGACTGTCACTCATGG TAATGTGgtctcagagctggagaagctcaaCTTTGTGAGCACAGATGTGGGTCGCTGCCGTGCATGGCTACGGCTGGCCCTCAACGATGGGCTGCTGGACTGTTACCTTACATCACTGTTTCGTGAGAACTCCAAGCTGCGAGCACACTATCAGCCCAACGCTTTGCTCCTGAACACTGAGGAGAGAGAAGTACTGCTCAGCTACCTCCAGGGTCTTGACTCGTTAACATTCAGTCTGTCATACAAATCAGCTGTTCTCAATGATTGGACCACTACACCTCTTGCTCTAGCTGGACTCTGCCCGCCTTTGCAGGCGGACACATTTGACCTACCGCTCAATGGTGGAGACCCGGCCACGACCACATGTAAAGAATCATGGGATACAGTGTCACAGTCATCCAGCTTGTCAGATGCATTAGACATGCAGAATGGCTGCCCAGCGGTAGAGAGGGATGCAAACATAATGCGATCCAGTATGATCATGCTCAATTCATCCAACTTAAGCTTGGCCACCACAGGCTCCTCTCAACTCTCCTCCAGCCTGAGCTCTGATGGCCTCCTGCAGGGGCAGGATCCTCGCAGCCCAACAGGCGAGCAGTGGTCCTCATGTGACCTGGAAGTGTCTCTCAACATCAGTGCCACAAAGCCTGCCAAAGA CACGCTTGGTGAGTTCCGGGAGAGTGGCACCTGCAGTCAGGACTCCATGCGTGAAGATTCCTTTGTCTCCAGCACGGGCCAGGATCTCTCTGAGACGGCTATATTTAGCAGCTCTGACAGTGAGACCCAGGGTCCCACTACGCCATTCCAAGACCTCTCAGACCAGGCCCCAAACATTGCACTTTCTAATTCAGAGCCACAAACATCCAGTGCACCTCAGTTATCCAAAGAGTGCCTGGTCAACCCCTCACCCTCTGATGTGTGCATTCTCGCCTCTTCTGAGATGCATCTGCATGCTGACACGCTCTCCAAGGTCAGTGACCGTGACGACTCTGAGGAGACTGTGCAAGCAGTCAATGCTCAGCATGGTAATGAAGTTGTTGAGAAAGCACAAAAGTCTGGAAAGGCCCCCAGCTCAGAGTCTTCAGTACATCAAGTACCATGCCGCACTACGAGCATCCTCAGAAGGAATGGATCCTTAGATTTACTATCG CGTCCCCATTCCTGGATTTCCGATGATGACATCTACAAGCCCCACCAGCTGGAGGTGTCTGACATAGATGAGTCACCCACTGCTGACCTGAGTGCTCCCATACCTGAACCTAATATCACTCAGTCACCTCCCAGTGTTGTCCATCGCAGACAGAtag GCTTGTCCAACCCGTTTAGAGGTTTGCTGAAGCTTGGTCACCTCGAACGACGGGGTGCTGTGGGAATTTGGCGCGACTACTACTGTGAGCTTTCGCCATTCGAGTTCCGTCTTTATCTTAACGACGAGGAACGGACATGTTGTGATAACTGCTCCCTGGTACGATGCGAAGATGCTCGCATCACCTCTCCCGAGGGTCGCTTTGAGTTGGCGTTTTCTGGGAAACGACTGTTCCTACGGGCAGCCAATCACGATGAAGCTGAAGACTGGGTGGATCGAATCATAGAGGCTGTTAATAAATGCCGCCCAGCAACTTACATAGACGAGCAGTGGGTGGTGCTGAAAGCCTGCAGGGAGAATGGTTTCGAAGAAACCTCAGTTTCATCGCAGACATCTGCCCCCTCCAGCCCTGAGCAAGGCTTATCATCTGACACAGAACAGcacgctcctcctcctcctccaccacagGAATTTGACTGGAATCGAGGTGCTGATTTGGAAACCGACGCCATCAAAGAAGCTGTTTTGTACTTGTCCACAGATCCTGAGGCTCGGACATGGACCCCTCTGGTTTTCTCGCTTTCTTTGGAGACCTTAAAGGGGTTTCAGGTACAAGAGAGAAGAAAGATGCTCCGGGTTAATTACTCCATTGAGGAAATCCGAGATGTAGTGCCAGATGTCTCTCTAGGGGGACCAGCCTGTTTTAAAATCTTGACCATCAAGGAGACCCTTAGGTTCAGGGCAGAGAGTCCTGAGGAGGCACGTTCTTGGAGGGCTCTGACCCGTGGTGCGCTTGATTCCTACCTGGAGAGTGGGAAGGATGGAGGCACAGAGGAGACAGTCGCCCCATGCGCGGGTGTGACTGGAAACCTCCACAGACTAGTGCAGCACCGACTGAAAGAAGACGGAGCTCTGCTTGTTCATCTGTACACCGTACCGTCTGAGAAAGGGCTGGACGCTCAGAGCTTTAAGTGTGCAG GATGCACTCAACAGATTGGCCCCTCCCGGGGCAGAGCCAGGTTATGTGAGTTCTCAGGCCAGTACTACTGTGACTCCTGTCACCAAGGTGACACCACCATCATCCCTGCACGCATGGTGCACAACTGGGACATCACACAAAGGGAG GTTTCCAGGAAAGCACTCCATCTACTGGCTGAGATAGAACACGAGCCGCTGCTGAACCTGGAGCTGTTAAACCCTGAGTTGGTGAAACATGCCGAGCCCATGGGTCAGGCCCACGGACTGCGGCAGAGGTTACGCCTGCTTGGTGAATACCTACTCACCTGCCACAGCAGGGCCTACAAGAAACTCCAGTCCAG AATAAAGCAACGAACGTACCTGATGGAGTCGAGTCATTTGTACAGTGTCATGGATCTGCGACAG attGCAGAGGGCCACTATGTAACCTACCTGGAGACGTTGGTGCATTATGCCTCTGACCACGTGTACCACTGTGATCTGTGCACTCAGCGTGGCTTTATTTGCCAGATGTGCCACTCTGATGACATCATCTTCCCCTTCCAGTTTGATAGCACAACAAG ATGTAAACAATGTAAGGCCGTGTTTCACCTGACCTGTAAGGTCCCACCGCGCTCGTGTCCACGCTGTGTCAGAATGAAGAAATACCTGGAAAGGGATCTGCAAGACTGA
- the LOC117530569 gene encoding serine/threonine-protein kinase Nek2-like, protein MRKSLQNKLMQEVNLLRELDHPNIVQYFDHFIDQENKKVYVVMEYCEGGDLASVISFTLYYIWVVLCLWFVEIPPVLTCLLIPKAFFLPEKFILQVLEQLTSALKYCHRRPDGSVVLYQDIKPANVFVANDFNVKIGDFGLGDILPSRNDYVNTQTGTLHYMCPEKLNKTFYHEKSDIWSLGCLIYELCALKPPFAGGGKCLINRINRGKFKKIPPHYSDELNSLIGDMLQVLDFLRPSMEDILHSSLLTQQKQRTGDAAHHLPAPMTAADLRLREPQDIPSKSWKRRLEAEHHQPSKQR, encoded by the exons ATGAGAAAGAGTCTCCAGAACAAGCTCATGCAGGAAGTCAACCTCCTGAGGGAGCTTGACCACCCAAATATTGTGCAGTATTTCGATCACTTCATAGACCAGGAGAACAAGAAGGTTTATGTTGTGATGGAGTACTGTGAGGGTGGTGATCTGGCCAGTGTCATCAG CTTTACTTTGTATTATATCTGGGTAGTTTTATGTCTGTGGTTTGTCGAAATCCCTCCTGTATTAACTTGTCTGTTAATCCCAAAAGCTTTTTTCCTCCCTGAGAAATTCAttcttcaggttttggagcaactcaCCTCAGCCCTGAAATACTGCCACAGACGCCCTGATGGCAGTGTTGTTCTGTACCAGGACATAAAGCCAGCCAATGTTTTTGTTGCCAATGACTTTAACGTTAAGATAGGTGATTTTGGGCTGGGAGACATCCTCCCCAGTCGGAACGACTATGTCAATACGCAGACTGGGACTCTTCACTACATGTGCCCA gaaaaactgaacaagacTTTTTACCATGAAAAGTCTGATATCTGGTCACTGGGGTGTCTCATTTATGAGCTGTGTGCATTAAA GCCTCCGTTTGCTGGTGGAGGAAAATGTCTCATCAACAGGATCAACCGTGGGAAGTTCAAAAAAATTCCACCCCACTATTCAGATGAGCTGAACTCCTTAATCGGCGACATGCTGCAAGTTTTG GACTTTCTGAGGCCGTCCATGGAAGACATCCTCCACAGCAGCCTGCTCACTCAGCAGAAGCAGAGAACTGGTGACGCTGCTCATCATCTTCCTGCACCCATGACAGCTGCAGACCTCAGGCTCAGGGAGCCGCAAGACATTCCATCGAAGTCGTGGAAGCGGAGACTGGAGGCTGAGCATCATCAGCCAAGCAAGCAGAGGTGA